Genomic window (Salvelinus alpinus chromosome 26, SLU_Salpinus.1, whole genome shotgun sequence):
tagaacatttgtgggcagaactgaaaaagaaagcatgtgcgagcaaggaggcctacaaacctgattcagttacaccagctctgtcaggaggaattggccaaaattcacccaacttattgtgggaagcttgtggaaagttacttaaacattttaaaggcaatgctaccaaatactaattgagtgtatgtaaacttctgccccactgggaatgtgatgaaagaaataaaagctgaaataaatcattctctctacttttattctgacatttcacattcttaaaataaagtggtgatcctacctgacctaagaaagggaatttttactcggattatatgtcaggaattgtgaaaaactgagtttaaatgtatttggctaagatgtatgtaaacttccgacttcaactgtacatagttatttcccctcttgtccaggtgggagagggcagtgtgaagatgaattgagattgcgtcatctgtgaatCCGTTGGGGCgggatgcaaattggagtgggtccagggtgtctgggatgatggtgttgatgtgtgtcatgaccagcctttcaaagcactttaataaatacagatgtgagtgctacggggcgatagtcatttaggaaggttaccttgGAGCTCCTGGGAACAGCGAccatggtggtcagcttgaaacatgttgggattaccGACTGCGACAACAGATGCCTTGTCACCTTGCTTCCAGAAttttctctcacctcagtctcaCTATCAGCTGAGAAAGGACTCTGGCAAACTTCTGGGGAGTTTTACATAACACTCTTTAAATTAGGAGTGCAATAGACCTATACCCTTTAACAGCCAGCACTGTATAACCTTTAACTTTATGAAACACATTTTGCCTAGCCTCTTTCCTATAATCACAAGCAGGGTGCTCTGCTATTGGTTGTCTGCCTCAAACAGAAATCCCTTAACATCGCCTGTCATTGTTGAATATGGATTGTAATTACAGGCATGGCTAGTTCTTTACAAGAGGTGACATGCTTCAACTGCAAACTATTTCAGAGGGCATAGACTTTAGGACCGCAATGTTCTAAAGAGCAGGGCAGGGGCCCTAATGTatggagaatagaggagaatcgAGGCTTTGTGGGAATTTATTGAactatgagtcagaaacattgaGTGAAAATAGTTCAAGTTGGGGGTGTTGTTCTTGAATGTGGTTTTGCTTTTTTTATAGCAAAACTAAGATGATGTATTGGCTCAGGACAAAGATTTTCTAAGATGAAATGTTAACTATAGCAGCAGTAACAACTCTGAGTTAGTATATTGAACTCATAATGTTTACCAGAATTTACCAACTTAGGTTTCTCTTTTTTTTGATAGCTTTGCATACAGCCATGCAACTTTTTGGCCTACAAATTGAATCGCTACTCTCTATACTTATTACCTATACCGTGTGTCATTTTTTCTTTACTACTATCTCAATAAAACTCGGAATCTTTGATAACCACTATGTCATTACTTAGCTATACGTGGTACCTGCAGAAGGGCTTGAAacaatgactgaaatgtaaaaaataaaggtCCCCGTTCCCACAGTATCTGTGTAACTTAATATAAAGTGTGACCCTCTGTCACTCTGCCAACTGTGCCAATATCCTTTCCCATGCTTACTTCTTATAAGGGGATCTTCTGACTTCGGAGTCTGGAGCGCGGCGTAATCCTGCCATCCTGCCTTTCTGGTCAGATCCAGCCCTTATAAAGGAGGAGCCATGGAGGAATCACGCTCCAGCCTCTCTCCAGCgtccccctccatccctgtccTCTGTGCCCCATCCCCCAGTCTCCTGAGCAGGCTTAGCTCTCGCTCTGGCATCCCAGATTACCCAGCCAATTAGGGTGAAGGCAAAGCCCCTTCTGCCACCGCGGCTGGTGCTGCTGCAGCATGCTTAGTAGCTATGGCCCTCTGCTATGGGAGGTTAGGATGCAGGCAGCATTGACTGGAAGGCTTGCAAGTCACCCTGGGGGGAAGAGTCATGGAAGCGGTCTTACGTCAAAGAGGATGTACTGTCTATGTCAATGTGACAGATGACAAAGGATTTGCATACTGTAGCATGAGATTTACTTAGTAGTTGCAGATGTCGTGAATGATAGTGATGCATTGAATACATACAATGGTATTTTGTGATCCTTATATATTTTCCCAAGCATTGAGTTGAAGCTGAACTGTGTACAATGATGATGGATGGATTGTACCGTCGGTATGAGGAAATCCCATTTCATTATATCTCAGACAACAGCTCCACCTGGTGACAAATAATAATAGTTCAGAACATCCAAACACATTTTTAGACAGTCTACTGGGGGAAACTGAAAACACAGGATATCAAAATGATGTTTCAAATGATAGCCCAGagatgtcagacagacagacacacacacggagtgcgggtaaaatcactggggaagccaattcaggaaaaaagccatattacaacctatgtgttgtgataattgcgttttTTGCTCTATAAATCATTTTAGTTCACACCCCACCGTGATATACAttgtgaacaaaacattaggaacaccttctatttccatgacagactgaccaggtgaatccaggtgaaagctatgatcccttgttgatgtcacctgttaaatccacttcaatcagtgtagatgaagcggaggagacaggttaaagaaagatttttaagccttgagatcatagagacatggattgtgtatgtgtgccattcaattgtagtgaacatgggccagcatccctgtggaatgctttcggcagcttgtagagtccatgcattGAGGCTGTGAATTGAGACTGTGAATGAGGGGTGAATGTTATGTACACTAAGTGTATAAGGCCGAGACGACAAGAAGACAATAGTCACACAGTGGGCagaatcagtggtggaaaaaagtacccaattgtcatacttgagtaaaagcagataccttaatagaaaacgactcaagtaaaagtgaaagtcacccagtcaaATCTATTTGAGTAAaactctaaaagtatttggttttaaatatacttaagtatctaaagtaaatgtaattgcaaaaaaaaaaaaagtataaataatgtctaattccttatattaggcAAACCATTCGGTACAACAATTTTCTTGTTCGTTTTATcgctagccaggggcacactccaacactccaacactcagacataatgtacaaaCTAAGCAAActaagtctgccagatcagagacagtagggatgagcagggttgctctcttgataagtgtgtgaattttacaatattttctgtcctgctaagcattcaaaatgtaatgagtgcttttgggtatcagggaaaatgcatggagtaaaaagtacataattttctttaggaatgtagtgaagtaaaagttgtcaaacatatagtacagtacagatacACCAATAAACTACtaaatagtactttaaagtatttttactaaagtactttacacaactgggcagaataaattcaaccacacgtttgtttcatcacaaaaccagagagccatatctgtccggtgaagtccacaaagcatattgcatgtaacaaacaggtAGATGACCtacagcagggatgggcaactggcggcccatggatcaataaaaataaataattaagaacTCAATTgaggtctcaacttactgttgagagttagaatagtagaatatacagggtgccattttgaaAATGTAGTGGTGCATCAgaagtttttctcttgttatgtcagtcactgatagtcactcaattagcccatgtcagctaacattttttgtTAGTCTAATGTCCAGctttctaaacttgtagtaatcatggtcgaattaccaactggggggcccccattgatttaaTTAGTCACTcacaaaaaatatgaaatattaaaaactgcaaacattacTCTCcaacctatggcaaaatgtgtagaattgcagaaaatgtgaTGTAAACCTGCtacattttctctacaccccatgggAAAATTTGAAGAACTGCATGGAATTTGTTATGAAATTGGTAAATCTTCTGTTtggcccatggcaaaatgtgtataattgcagcaaacttgctttaaaaatGCAACATTTTTTCTACGCCCCATGGTCAAATTTGTACAACTGCAGGAAATGAACTTTAAAACTTGATGTTTTTCTTACAAAATGTCTGACTACTAAACaattattgatttagaaccacagagagttatcACAAGTGGCAAAAAAAAACAGGAGAGGCCTCTGCTAACGTAATTCCaccaccatttcaacttcaaaatcATCAAATCACCAATCATCTAATAGAGTAGCaacttaaagataccaaaaacaatttagtccaatcaaaatAAGCTGAATaacatgtggctgtccatggtcctgattgtgtgtgtgtggtgtgtgtgtgcgcaagtaGAAAAAACAATGATTTACCTTACTTGTAGAGGAACGCCAATGCAATCTTCCtctctgtcatacagtaggctacacacttttagtttttgttgtcctagactAGGCTACATGGCTAAAAGGCTTGCCAGCTAGCCTAACTTAATTTCAAGGGCAATGATGAGCCAGCTATTTAAcgttagcctactacatctagctacatattgaacttccaccCCCTCagaccaggggcacaatgtatgcaTTTATGattggatcagaatcaccgttATAATCACTGGCTGGTACACAAAGTCCACAAATCCAAATCCTTATCGCCATCCAATTTTTCCTTATCTCCATCCAAGCTAATTTATAAAAGACAacgacacaacgagatgcaaaaACGCACCTTTTTTTGGCAATGCTTTTGAAGcaatgtgattggtgtgaagtcAAATCCAAACTAGCTTccattgacactttttttggtgcaccaggaccattcacaattgagctcgctcagtttagctcaatgctgattggttatttttttatttaaacattATCAAGGGAGGCTAAATGCTTGCTAGCTTCCCTTGCTATTAaattcaatgctacgggcagcAACAATGgcatactctttttggccagacagcatcagatagatgggctacatatactgagacagaggggcgccgTTTCGCTCGAtcggatgctttctctggtgagatacattcagccacaTGCAAATTGAAGGCCAATTATGAAACAAAGAGAGACTAATGATACATCAttttatatgtttttgttcttatTTTATTGGTCAAATTTTGGGGGACGCGCACATACTCTCACTCTGTGTCTGAGGACACTCCCTCTGTGGTGGCCCGTGAGATGACTGTATTGGCGCGGCTGAGGCTGCCGCGTTGGTCCACTGCTGATGCGACAGGTCTCTGAGCCATGAAGGTGCTCTTACTGCTTTGAACATGGACGCCAGAGTCTTCATCATCGTCATCgtcatcatcttcctcctcctcctcgtcttcgTTGTTGGCTCCCTGGGGCATAAGGGTGGTGCAGCTGAACTGGCTCAGAGGCTTCCCCAGAATCCCAAAGCTAGAAAAACAGATTTCAAAGTTCaaacatacactcttagaaaaaaaggtgctatctagaatctaaaaggagaaccctttgaatttTGAattgttggttccaggtagaaccctcttgagttccatgtagaagccTTTACAcacagggttctacatggaacccaaaagagttatgGTGATGGAGAGTTATGGTGTCACCTATGGTGACAgccattttttctaagagtgtagcagaCATAAGTTCAGGGGTGTGGAAATACAGTGCTGTGAACGTTAACTTCATGTACAAGAGATATTCATACATTTTTGAGGGACAATTAAAGTTCAATAGAATGTTTGTAGTGTATATTATCAATCTCTTACACATATAGTTTGTTATTTTCATTCAACCTTCTGATATACTTTGTATCACTCAAAATGTCATGCTTTTGCCTCTAACCCTATGATactcttttccaccttctcctccctccttaatcctcctCGGTTCTTggccctcttctcttccctctaaacaccaagtcactcggctctgtcatatcctcacatgttctctcctatcattgctatgcagatgacacaaaactacttttctccttccccccttcgaCACTCAGGTGGCGAcatgcatctctgcgtgcctggcagatatctcagctttgatgtcggcccaccacctcaagctcaccCTCGAccagacggagctgctcttcctcccggggaaggcctgccttCCCAAAAGACCTCttcatcacggttgacaactccacagtgtcgccTTCCCAGAGTGCacagaaccttggcgtgacccgcgacaacaccctgttgttctctgcaaacatcaaagcagtgatgcaggttcatgctctacaacatccgtagagaacgaccctacctcacacaggaatcggtgcaggtcctaatccagacacttgtcatctcccgtctggactactgcaacacgctgttggctgggctccccgcttgtgccatcaaatcactgcaacttatccagaaagCTGCAGCctgcctggttttcaaccttcccaagtttgcccatgtcaccccgctcctccgcacactccactggcttccagtcgaaacTCGCATCCACCTCAAGACCATgctgcttgcctacggagcagcaagaggaactgccccccCCAccaccttcaggctatgctcaaaccctacaccccaacctgagcactccgttctgccacctctggtctcttggttCTCCCACCCCtccgggagggcagctcccgctcagcccagtccaagtcattctctgtcctggcaccttccccctaaagctaggacagcagagtgtacttactatgcctgtgatatgtggttgtcccacctcgcTATCTTaagaatgcactaactgtaagttgctctggataagagtgtctgctaaatgactaaaatgtaaatgtaaaatgtatatagcaaACATATTCCTTCCCTAGCCTGGTCCCGGACCTTACTAACAGTTggtgtgacaatgaccataggagttggcaagacagcacataCAGATCTGGGACGGGGCTATTCCCTCCTTGTGCTGtgactgttagctacctgacaGAGGCCAGCTGCTCTTTGAGCTCCTCCATCAGAGTCTCTGGGTTACACAGCTTGGCCTGGCTCGGCTTCCTGGGTCTGTAGCGGCGGAACAGATGAGGAGCCTCCTCCCGCGGATATGGCAGCAGGGACACCATGACCGGGGAGCGCTGGGTCACGATCTTACTCAAggccggacgacgctgggacttCCTGGGGTCAAAGGTTAAAGGTCAAAGGACAAGAAGCAGAAGACTGAGGACCAATTCCAAGCTGGCGCCTATTCCCTAGGGCCTAGGCACTAGATATTAATTGATTTAGATTTGGGCATTAGAGAGAAGAGTCATTAGGTGCAATCCTACAGTGGAAGGACAAAATCTCACAAGTCATACTCTAGAATTTCCTTAAGCCGGGAGAAAATTAATGAAAGTGAAATACCAGAGCATGTCATTCTAATAGCaaatattataaatatatatagataTCAACAAAATAAACTCCCCACATATGATTAATTTGGTTCTACTTATGGAGTGCAGACTTCAAGACCAACTTGGCCTAGACCTGACAGCATAAGAGCAATAGACCTGAAACCGCTTACAGAACTGTCAGTCATCTGTCAGATGTTGGGAGCTGACATAAAACGGCCTGTCACTCTTATCTGACAAGTCATGAATCTGTCTCAGTCAATCCTATGGTCTGGGAGCTAGATAGACAGCATTCAAGCAGAGATGGCTTTGCAGCCTAAACCATTTTGTTCTTTACTGCAACATAtcatgtcagtcagtcacttAAGCTAGTAGAAACTATTGTCcggaaaaacattttaaaaaatgactCAAAATGGGAGCTGATAGATAGCAACGCATGCACCACCCCATCCTTCCCCCACTCCCCACACACCTTTGCTCTGGGGCATTGTGGCTCTGTGTGTGCACTTTGGGCTCAATCTGTCCCTCTTTGGTGGAGGTGTCCTGGGCCAGGGTGTCCTCTGTGGCATCTATCCTGGTCCTGAGGGCGGGGTTGAAGGTGTCAGAACGCAGCAGGCGCCCCACCTCCTCCTGTATGCCCCTCAGGTCCTTCCTACTGAACGTCACCCACGCCACGTAGCAGAAGAAGCTGTACAGACACTGGTGTAGATAGGACAGATTACAGAGATGAGATGCTACAGTTGCATTTGATGTCGGCCATTTGTTAATATCTAATGCTGATGGCTCCATCCTCtggagataataataataataatgtttaggCCTGTTCATTAATTTAATCATTCATTTATTCATCCAGCCATTcaggcagtcagccagccagcaagCCAGTAATTAATTCAAGGTGCTAAAGTTGCGTCTGGGTCTGTGTCACATCATCATTCTTTTTTTTccaaaatacatttacaaacgTCAAAAAAGCTATTCTGGTACTAGATGCAGGCACACAGGGTGCTGAGTTACCCTAAAATAACCCTGTTACACTATACCACCACCTCTGGTTAAACAGTACTGCCTGTCAAAGCAGTAGCCTCTGTTGGGTGAACATCTCCTCTGGAATACACAGTCGCAAAAGTCAAATCACAGTCCTGTGGTGTTCGGTACTAACCTCATACAACCGCCTGTCTTTGTAGGTCAGTGACACACGGCTCCTGTAGAAACAAAGCACTTAAAGTGATAGTTTAACGCAGCAAGTGAAATGTTTTGTGCATGGAGGTTAGGCCGCTACTCACAATTTCTGGATGTATTAGATGTTGTGTATAATCTACGTATATTATTCTGAATATAGGCTTTAAGTGTCAATCGCATTGGATCTAAGGTATCTGT
Coding sequences:
- the LOC139554525 gene encoding protein phosphatase 1 regulatory subunit 36 isoform X2; this translates as MPKPQKETISIPPPGRWNWNDETQALEFTSFNTSVEVKEKRKKTKPVNFQDLASKRPERQTQSSAKRGGQSSRKTVGPAQLNAYKSSVKRGQRDYVTIEDVKQVALSLLQENDALPIPLCFLSVLKSRELDEFLAALLLYLSCYFERKSLEKKPKPLMAEQSITEKQVMAETLAKVELAQKQLAFCYSSLVLGLGLSQQHHMACGRSRVSLTYKDRRLYECLYSFFCYVAWVTFSRKDLRGIQEEVGRLLRSDTFNPALRTRIDATEDTLAQDTSTKEGQIEPKVHTQSHNAPEQRKSQRRPALSKIVTQRSPVMVSLLPYPREEAPHLFRRYRPRKPSQAKLCNPETLMEELKEQLASVSFGILGKPLSQFSCTTLMPQGANNEDEEEEEDDDDDDDEDSGVHVQSSKSTFMAQRPVASAVDQRGSLSRANTVISRATTEGVSSDTE
- the LOC139554525 gene encoding protein phosphatase 1 regulatory subunit 36 isoform X1, whose protein sequence is MSLMDKDCRYHLDTFFNTILYCSKVLHFMCLMRKLTDFSISIPPPGRWNWNDETQALEFTSFNTSVEVKEKRKKTKPVNFQDLASKRPERQTQSSAKRGGQSSRKTVGPAQLNAYKSSVKRGQRDYVTIEDVKQVALSLLQENDALPIPLCFLSVLKSRELDEFLAALLLYLSCYFERKSLEKKPKPLMAEQSITEKQVMAETLAKVELAQKQLAFCYSSLVLGLGLSQQHHMACGRSRVSLTYKDRRLYECLYSFFCYVAWVTFSRKDLRGIQEEVGRLLRSDTFNPALRTRIDATEDTLAQDTSTKEGQIEPKVHTQSHNAPEQRKSQRRPALSKIVTQRSPVMVSLLPYPREEAPHLFRRYRPRKPSQAKLCNPETLMEELKEQLASVSFGILGKPLSQFSCTTLMPQGANNEDEEEEEDDDDDDDEDSGVHVQSSKSTFMAQRPVASAVDQRGSLSRANTVISRATTEGVSSDTE